TACTAAGAGATGAAAAGCTTTTTTTATATTCTAAAACTATACTGAAATAAAAAAATGTGGAAGTCTAAATTAAAATTATTTAAAACTTACTGTTTCTTATCTGATTTAATTTATCAGATCTCTTTAATCTATAAAAACATAAGTAAAAGGAGAAGATATTATGTACAGTACTAAAACAGATAAAAAATGGCAACAAAAATGGGATCAAACAAATATTTATACATTTGACGAAAAAAAATCAAGCAAAAAATTATATACTCTAGAGATGTTCTCTTATCCTTCCGGCAGTAATTTACATGCAGGTCACTGGTTTAACTATGCACCTGTAGATTCTTGGGCCAGAATGAAAAGAATGCAAGGATATAATGTATTCCAGCCCATGGGATTTGATGCTTTCGGTCTTCCTGCTGAAAACTATGCCATAAAGACTGGAATTCATCCAAAAGATTCTACTGAAAAGAATATTGATACCATGGAAAAACAGCTTAAATCCATGGGAGCTATGTTCAATTGGGAGAATGAGGTAGTTACCTGCCGCCCTGATTACTATAAATGGAATCAATGGCTATTTCTCCAATTATATAAACACGACTTGGCCTATAGGAAAAATGCCCCTGTAAATTGGTGTCCCAGCTGTAATACAGTACTTGCCAATGAACAAGTAAAAGAAGGTGAATGTGAACGCTGTGGTACGGAAGTTACAAAAAAGGATCTAACACAATGGTTTTTTAAAATAACAGATTACACTGAAGAATTGCTTAAAGACCTTGATAATATAGATTGGCCGGAAAAGACAAAAGCTATGCAAAGACACTGGATGGGTAAATCCACAGGTACAGATGTAACTTTTAAAGTAGCGGATTCTGATATAAAATTCAATGTATTTACCACTCGAGTGGATACATTGTTTGGTGTTACCTATGTAGTCATATCCCCTGAAAATGATTTAGTGGATAGTGTCACTAAAGAAGAATATAAAGAAGAAATTGAAAAATATAGAGAAGCTGCTAAAAAGCAGACCGACATTGAAAGACAATCAATTACCAGAGAAAAAACAGGTGTATCTACGGGTTCCTACGCTATAAATCCTATAAACGGAAGAAAAGTACCTATATGGATAGGAGATTATGTATTAAACACCTACGGTACAGGTGCTGTAATGGCAGTTCCTGCTCATGACGAAAGGGATTTTGAATTTGCCACAAAATACAAATTACCTATTGAAAGAGTTATAGAAGGAGGTTCTTCCTTACCTTATGTAGAATACGGAAAGATGATAAATAGTGATAAATTCAATGGATTATATACTCCAGAAGGTAAAGAAGCTGTGACCAAGGAACTAGAAAACATTGGATTAGGTTCTGGAAAAACAAATTATAGATTAAGAGACTGGCTTGTATCAAGACAAAGATACTGGGGAACACCTATACCTATAATATACTGTAAAAAATGCGGTACAGTCCCAGTACCAGAAAGTGATTTACCAGTTGAACTTCCTTATAATGTACAATTTTCTCCTGATGGAAAATCTCCCCTTCTAAAATCAGAAGAGTTTATGAATACTACGTGCCCTATTTGCGGTGAACCTGCCAAAAGAGAGGCTGATACATTAGATACATTTGTGTGTTCCTCCTGGTATTACTTAAGATATGCCGATAATAAGAATACAGAAAAAGCCTTTGACAAGGATAAGATAAATAAACTACTTCCTGTAGATATGTATGTAGGTGGTCCTGAACACGCATGTATGCACCTTTTGTATGCTAGATTTATCACTAAAGCACTTAGAGACATGGGTTTTTTAAATTTCGATGAACCTTTTCTATCTTTAAGACATCAAGGACTGATACTTGGACCTGATGGTCAAAAAATGAGCAAGTCCAAAGGCAATACCATATCTCCAGATGACTGCATACAAAAATATGGTTCAGATGTATTTAGAATGTACTTAATGTTCGGATTTGACTATGCCGAGGGTGGTGCCTGGAACGATGACGGTATTAAATCCATGAGTAAATTTGTAGATAGAATTGAAAGAATTGTAGGAAATATAAAAGAACTTATAAATAGTGGTAAGAACTTTAAAAATTCAATGGATGCTGCAGAAAAAGAATTAAATTACTCAAGAAATTATTCAATAAAATCCGTATCAGAAGATGCAGGAAAATTTCAATTCAACACAGCTATTGCTAGAATTATGGAATTTACAAATTCACTTTATAAATATATTCAGGAGGATACTAAAAATATATCCCTTTTAAAAGATACTATACTTGATTTTATAAAGATAATAGCTCCTTTTGCACCTCACTTTGCAGAGGAACAATGGGAGGTATTAGGACAAAAATATTCTATATTTAATGAGAAATGGCCTGAATTTGACCCTAAGGCTTTAGTAAAAGAA
This window of the Clostridium kluyveri DSM 555 genome carries:
- the leuS gene encoding leucine--tRNA ligase, which codes for MYSTKTDKKWQQKWDQTNIYTFDEKKSSKKLYTLEMFSYPSGSNLHAGHWFNYAPVDSWARMKRMQGYNVFQPMGFDAFGLPAENYAIKTGIHPKDSTEKNIDTMEKQLKSMGAMFNWENEVVTCRPDYYKWNQWLFLQLYKHDLAYRKNAPVNWCPSCNTVLANEQVKEGECERCGTEVTKKDLTQWFFKITDYTEELLKDLDNIDWPEKTKAMQRHWMGKSTGTDVTFKVADSDIKFNVFTTRVDTLFGVTYVVISPENDLVDSVTKEEYKEEIEKYREAAKKQTDIERQSITREKTGVSTGSYAINPINGRKVPIWIGDYVLNTYGTGAVMAVPAHDERDFEFATKYKLPIERVIEGGSSLPYVEYGKMINSDKFNGLYTPEGKEAVTKELENIGLGSGKTNYRLRDWLVSRQRYWGTPIPIIYCKKCGTVPVPESDLPVELPYNVQFSPDGKSPLLKSEEFMNTTCPICGEPAKREADTLDTFVCSSWYYLRYADNKNTEKAFDKDKINKLLPVDMYVGGPEHACMHLLYARFITKALRDMGFLNFDEPFLSLRHQGLILGPDGQKMSKSKGNTISPDDCIQKYGSDVFRMYLMFGFDYAEGGAWNDDGIKSMSKFVDRIERIVGNIKELINSGKNFKNSMDAAEKELNYSRNYSIKSVSEDAGKFQFNTAIARIMEFTNSLYKYIQEDTKNISLLKDTILDFIKIIAPFAPHFAEEQWEVLGQKYSIFNEKWPEFDPKALVKEEVEIAIQINGKIKAKINIPTNLSDEQIKELSISNDNIKPLLEGKNIKKVIVVKGRLVNIVVKP